One genomic region from Sphingobacteriales bacterium encodes:
- a CDS encoding thioredoxin domain-containing protein, with amino-acid sequence MNHLQYETSPYLQQHKNNPVDWFPWSAIALEKAFNEQKLLLISVGYAACHWCHVMEHESFEDQDVAKVMNDFFVSIKVDREERPDIDQIYMNAAMIITGQGGWPLNVIALPDGKPVFAGTYFPKANWIKVLTYFFELYQREPQKLTEQAERITQGLHEIEHIPLYKTERNIDENLLHILWENWKDKVDFEWGGKKGAPKFMMPNNYEFLLRYLFQTKNTEVGEAIKTTLKRWAFGGLYDAVGGGFARYSVDSFWKVPHFEKMLYDNGQLLSVYAHAYQITKRPLYKRVAEKTTGWLEREMTDISGGLYSSLDADSEGVEGKFYCWEEAELKEIAGNDFDLFAEVYNIDSKGNFEHGMNVLFRTKDHEYFMEKYKITNEAFQQKLETLHRQLFEMRTKKIRPNTDDKILTEWNAIAVKGLADAYKAFGDEMYLNKAVRTANFILQHCKKEDYRLERNYKNGQSSINGFLQDYAFLIDALIALHQVTLEGNYLTEALHFTEYVLNHFYNTENGMFHLTSDQDAALITRSTDSSDNVIPSGNSAMAKNLLLLSKYFDKPEYEQMSLTMLNNMLDDVLKNPIYYSNWAIVLDMHLNLNKELVIMGKDAVEKAKKINRHYLPNVLITGSIEMSDLPLMSGRYREGRTLFYICENKSCGLPSDNIEETVHLLMK; translated from the coding sequence TCAGGATGTGGCAAAAGTCATGAATGATTTCTTTGTATCTATAAAAGTAGACAGGGAAGAACGTCCGGATATTGACCAGATATATATGAACGCAGCCATGATTATAACCGGACAGGGCGGATGGCCGCTGAATGTAATTGCTTTACCAGACGGGAAACCTGTTTTTGCAGGAACCTATTTTCCAAAAGCAAACTGGATAAAAGTGCTCACCTATTTTTTTGAATTATATCAAAGGGAACCGCAAAAGCTGACTGAACAGGCAGAAAGGATTACACAAGGGTTACATGAAATCGAGCATATCCCTTTGTACAAAACCGAGAGGAATATTGACGAAAATCTCCTGCACATCCTATGGGAAAACTGGAAAGATAAAGTAGACTTTGAATGGGGCGGTAAAAAGGGCGCACCAAAGTTTATGATGCCGAATAATTACGAATTCCTGCTCCGATATCTTTTTCAAACCAAAAACACGGAGGTGGGTGAAGCCATCAAAACCACACTAAAGAGATGGGCATTTGGCGGGTTGTATGATGCAGTAGGCGGAGGGTTTGCAAGATACAGTGTGGACAGCTTTTGGAAGGTGCCGCATTTTGAAAAGATGCTGTATGACAACGGCCAGCTGCTCAGCGTTTATGCACATGCCTATCAGATTACTAAAAGGCCATTATACAAACGGGTTGCTGAAAAAACAACCGGCTGGCTGGAGCGTGAGATGACGGATATAAGCGGCGGCCTTTACTCGTCCCTAGATGCAGACAGTGAAGGCGTGGAGGGGAAATTTTACTGCTGGGAGGAAGCAGAATTAAAAGAAATAGCAGGCAATGATTTTGATTTGTTTGCTGAAGTGTACAACATAGATTCTAAAGGGAATTTTGAACATGGCATGAATGTATTGTTTCGCACGAAAGACCATGAATATTTTATGGAAAAATACAAGATTACAAATGAAGCATTTCAGCAGAAACTTGAAACACTTCACCGTCAGTTATTTGAAATGCGTACAAAAAAGATACGCCCGAATACCGATGACAAAATACTGACGGAATGGAATGCCATTGCAGTAAAAGGTCTGGCGGACGCTTATAAGGCATTTGGAGATGAAATGTATTTGAACAAAGCGGTCCGAACGGCAAACTTCATTTTACAACATTGCAAAAAAGAAGATTACCGGCTGGAAAGAAACTATAAAAACGGCCAGTCATCCATCAACGGCTTTTTACAGGATTATGCCTTTCTCATCGATGCATTAATCGCTTTGCATCAGGTAACGTTAGAAGGAAATTACCTGACGGAAGCTCTTCACTTCACAGAATATGTGCTGAATCATTTTTACAATACCGAAAACGGCATGTTTCACCTTACCTCCGACCAAGATGCAGCCTTAATCACCAGAAGTACCGACAGCAGCGACAATGTCATACCGTCAGGCAACTCTGCCATGGCAAAAAACCTATTATTGCTGTCAAAATATTTTGACAAGCCTGAGTACGAACAAATGAGCCTGACCATGCTGAATAATATGCTGGATGATGTGCTGAAAAACCCCATTTACTATTCCAACTGGGCAATTGTACTGGATATGCATTTGAACCTGAACAAAGAACTGGTGATTATGGGTAAAGATGCCGTTGAAAAGGCAAAAAAAATCAACCGTCATTATTTACCAAACGTATTAATCACCGGAAGTATAGAAATGAGTGATCTGCCATTAATGAGCGGCCGATACCGGGAAGGCAGGACTTTGTTCTATATCTGTGAAAATAAAAGCTGTGGATTGCCATCCGATAATATTGAAGAAACTGTACATTTACTCATGAAATAA
- a CDS encoding NAD-dependent epimerase/dehydratase family protein, whose protein sequence is MKILITGITGLIGHHLMEVLLQNGYTDIRGQYFSNRNTDPYTSKGLEMIQADICNEHALKDITKGCEAVVHTAAKVIDHGSKKDFYDAHFHATDYLLKDAFHHKVKHFIYVSSVGVASGINRNKIIPDESTPLVKTGVYYDDAKIDTERLVKDFCKIHNLFYTIIRPSAVIGKGSVWVTEPLKRIDTPVGLKLIEGGKHPACLIDAENLANGIFKCITHEAAHNQTYFFSDDWDISWKQYLTDLAAMKNKTVGSSIPFRIAYTAASIAEAVFPLFGKIPPLAKKSVKATGTNRTVSTEKARKELGWKSAITYEESMKRIKQSLE, encoded by the coding sequence ATGAAGATTCTCATCACCGGCATTACCGGCTTAATCGGGCACCACCTGATGGAAGTATTGCTTCAAAACGGCTACACCGATATTCGCGGACAGTATTTTTCGAATCGAAATACGGATCCGTATACTTCCAAAGGATTAGAAATGATTCAGGCAGACATTTGCAATGAACATGCCTTGAAAGATATAACCAAAGGATGTGAGGCTGTTGTTCACACAGCAGCAAAAGTGATAGACCATGGCAGCAAAAAGGATTTTTACGACGCCCATTTTCACGCCACCGATTACTTACTCAAGGATGCCTTTCACCATAAAGTCAAACATTTCATTTATGTGAGTTCTGTCGGAGTGGCATCCGGCATCAACCGAAATAAAATCATTCCGGACGAATCAACACCCCTTGTCAAAACAGGCGTTTATTATGATGATGCCAAGATAGATACGGAACGGCTGGTGAAAGACTTTTGCAAAATACACAACCTGTTTTACACCATCATACGTCCTTCTGCCGTAATAGGAAAGGGAAGCGTATGGGTAACCGAACCATTAAAGCGGATAGATACCCCTGTTGGATTAAAACTCATCGAAGGCGGAAAACATCCTGCCTGCCTGATAGATGCAGAAAATCTGGCGAACGGGATATTCAAATGCATCACCCATGAAGCGGCACATAATCAAACTTACTTTTTCTCAGACGACTGGGACATTTCCTGGAAACAATACCTGACAGACCTGGCTGCAATGAAAAACAAAACCGTCGGCAGCTCCATACCTTTCCGGATTGCCTATACGGCAGCGAGCATTGCGGAAGCAGTATTCCCGCTTTTCGGCAAAATACCACCGCTTGCTAAAAAGTCTGTAAAAGCAACGGGTACCAACCGTACCGTTTCCACGGAAAAAGCCCGGAAAGAACTGGGATGGAAGTCTGCCATAACTTATGAAGAATCGATGAAAAGAATTAAACAGAGTTTAGAATAA
- a CDS encoding TlpA family protein disulfide reductase, which produces MKRRFIPVFLVIAIANVLYFVVFNHKQLPLDKTVLYDEQNQVVTPDKYKNTVRIFSFFQTWCGDCRREMDDLKKLQLRFNGQLKIIMISDESFGLVNEMKRYLNVEFIFLRSETKLKEMGIRRYPTTFLLDKDGKVILVKKEGKDWYSEKMINKMEQLLR; this is translated from the coding sequence ATGAAGAGAAGATTTATCCCCGTTTTTTTAGTGATAGCAATTGCAAATGTATTGTACTTTGTGGTTTTTAATCACAAACAGCTGCCCCTTGATAAAACGGTCTTGTACGATGAGCAAAATCAGGTGGTTACACCGGACAAATATAAAAATACGGTCCGGATCTTTTCATTTTTTCAAACGTGGTGCGGTGATTGCAGACGTGAAATGGACGATTTAAAAAAGCTGCAGCTGCGATTTAACGGGCAGCTAAAGATCATAATGATATCAGATGAGTCATTCGGGCTTGTCAACGAGATGAAGAGGTACCTGAATGTAGAATTCATTTTTTTAAGGAGCGAAACGAAACTGAAAGAAATGGGGATACGACGGTATCCCACTACCTTTCTCCTGGATAAAGATGGAAAGGTGATATTGGTCAAAAAGGAAGGCAAAGACTGGTACAGCGAAAAAATGATTAATAAGATGGAACAGTTGCTGCGCTGA
- a CDS encoding glycosyltransferase, whose translation MSEKIIFTVTNDLVFDRRMHRICSALQQNGFFVELVGRIQKDSEPVGHFPFLQTRLKCFFNKGFLFYAEFNIRLFFFLLLNQFDMICSCDLDTLPAGVLAGKLKRKKRVYDAHEYFPESPELIGKSFKQSFWHLMEKLLVPNTDAHYTVTQSIADLFNKKYHTGCKVIRNLPHKCKTAVPMKDTGHPTYLLYQGAVNIGRGLNEMLLAMLKIDGIPFYIAGDGDEMQYVTASIQKLKLQQKVKLLGKQTPDKLKAITEQAYIGINLLENRGLSYYYSLGNKTFDYIQAGIPQILIGFPEYIELNRQYQIGLIVDELSVEKIETAIRKLLNDRELYGQLHQNCLKAAAELNWEKEQPKLLEIYKNLTRNA comes from the coding sequence GTGTCTGAAAAAATTATTTTCACAGTAACCAATGATCTGGTCTTTGACAGGCGTATGCACCGCATATGTTCGGCACTGCAGCAGAATGGTTTTTTTGTGGAATTGGTTGGCCGCATTCAAAAGGATTCTGAACCCGTCGGTCATTTCCCGTTTTTACAGACCCGTCTGAAATGTTTCTTTAACAAAGGATTTTTGTTTTATGCGGAATTCAATATCCGACTTTTCTTCTTTTTACTGCTCAATCAGTTTGATATGATCTGCAGCTGCGATCTGGATACCTTGCCTGCGGGTGTATTGGCTGGTAAACTGAAGCGAAAAAAGAGGGTGTATGATGCGCATGAATATTTTCCGGAAAGCCCCGAACTGATTGGTAAATCGTTTAAACAGTCTTTTTGGCATCTGATGGAGAAATTACTGGTGCCAAATACGGATGCGCACTATACCGTTACGCAGTCTATCGCTGATTTATTTAATAAAAAATATCACACCGGCTGTAAAGTAATCAGGAATTTGCCTCATAAATGTAAAACGGCGGTACCGATGAAAGATACCGGTCATCCAACTTATCTGTTATATCAGGGTGCGGTGAATATCGGGAGAGGGCTGAATGAGATGCTCCTGGCAATGTTGAAGATAGACGGCATTCCGTTTTATATTGCCGGAGACGGGGATGAGATGCAGTATGTTACTGCCAGTATTCAAAAACTGAAACTGCAGCAAAAGGTTAAGCTGCTGGGTAAACAAACACCTGATAAATTAAAGGCAATTACAGAACAGGCCTATATCGGCATAAATCTGTTGGAAAACAGAGGGCTGAGTTATTATTACTCCTTAGGCAATAAGACCTTTGATTATATACAAGCAGGTATCCCGCAGATTTTAATCGGGTTTCCCGAATATATTGAATTGAACAGGCAATATCAGATAGGACTCATTGTAGATGAACTTTCGGTGGAGAAAATTGAAACGGCTATCCGGAAATTATTGAACGACAGAGAATTGTACGGGCAGCTTCATCAAAATTGCCTGAAGGCGGCAGCAGAATTAAATTGGGAGAAAGAACAACCTAAGCTGCTGGAAATCTATAAAAATCTGACACGTAATGCCTGA
- a CDS encoding RecQ family ATP-dependent DNA helicase, with translation MKKYFGFDEFRTPQLEIIQSVLEGKDTMALLPTGGGKSLCFQVPALMQEGICVVVSPLIALMKDQVFHLKRREVKAAAVFSGLTYHEIDMILDNCQFGYYKFLFVSPERLKTDIFIERFKQMNVCLIAVDEAHCVSQWGYDFRPPYLEIAEIRQFHPKVPVLALTASATPAVQEDIVDKLKFRKGYAVFKKSFIRDNLSFVVRKEEAKYPKLLEIIQKLNGSGIIYVRNRNKTKDVAEYLQKNKIKADFYHAGLSTRERSLKQDNWLQNKKPVMVCTNAFGMGIDKPDVRFVIHLDVPENLESYYQEAGRAGRDGRLSYAVLFYTQSDLDNLGEKLKQKFPPVEAIKKVYNSLGNYLGVAVESGNRMTYPFDMAHFSHSFKLESALVYNCLKILEQENYLQLSEGVLMPSRAIFRVDKLALYRFEVANAAYAPLIKSLLRTYGGIIDHYAKVSEKELAKLAKLDEKEVVKQLKHLHKNKVLTYIPSSDQPTITLLTERMHESNLYLNTQYIRQRKKVNEEQMEAMLNYVEQSTDCRQVLICSYFGEKKVVPCGKCDICLENRRKLEQDTNFSQAKKELLEKTDNDWIKVDDLLPQNAHFAAALYKEVIRFLLDEKLVVMNDQNELKRV, from the coding sequence TTGAAAAAGTACTTCGGGTTCGATGAATTTCGGACACCCCAGCTGGAGATCATCCAGTCTGTTTTAGAAGGAAAAGATACTATGGCGCTGCTGCCTACCGGCGGCGGCAAATCGCTTTGCTTTCAGGTGCCGGCACTGATGCAGGAGGGGATTTGTGTAGTGGTCTCTCCGTTGATTGCTTTAATGAAAGACCAGGTATTCCATCTCAAAAGAAGAGAGGTCAAAGCGGCGGCCGTATTCAGCGGGTTAACCTATCACGAAATTGACATGATTCTGGATAATTGCCAGTTTGGGTATTACAAATTTTTATTCGTATCGCCGGAGCGCTTAAAGACGGATATCTTCATCGAGCGTTTTAAGCAAATGAACGTGTGTCTTATTGCAGTGGATGAGGCGCATTGTGTTTCACAGTGGGGATATGATTTTCGACCGCCCTATCTGGAAATTGCTGAAATCAGGCAGTTTCATCCTAAAGTGCCGGTTTTAGCTTTAACGGCATCTGCAACGCCCGCTGTCCAGGAGGATATTGTTGACAAACTGAAGTTCAGGAAGGGATATGCTGTTTTCAAAAAATCATTTATTCGGGATAACCTGAGTTTTGTCGTAAGAAAAGAAGAAGCGAAATATCCCAAGCTGCTGGAAATTATACAAAAATTAAACGGCAGCGGCATCATTTATGTCCGAAATAGAAACAAGACAAAGGACGTGGCGGAGTATCTGCAGAAAAACAAAATTAAAGCGGATTTTTATCATGCCGGGTTGAGTACCAGAGAGCGAAGCCTGAAACAGGATAACTGGCTGCAAAATAAGAAACCGGTAATGGTTTGTACCAATGCATTCGGAATGGGAATCGACAAGCCGGATGTTCGGTTTGTCATACATCTCGATGTGCCGGAAAATCTCGAATCCTATTATCAGGAGGCGGGCAGGGCCGGACGCGATGGCAGATTATCCTATGCCGTTTTATTTTATACGCAAAGCGATTTGGATAACCTGGGTGAAAAACTGAAGCAGAAATTTCCACCGGTTGAAGCGATTAAAAAAGTATACAATTCGCTGGGAAATTATCTGGGTGTGGCTGTCGAAAGCGGTAATAGGATGACCTATCCGTTTGATATGGCTCATTTTTCCCATTCCTTCAAATTGGAATCTGCATTGGTGTATAATTGCCTGAAAATTTTGGAGCAGGAAAATTATCTCCAGTTAAGCGAAGGAGTGCTGATGCCGTCAAGGGCGATATTCAGGGTGGATAAACTGGCATTATACCGTTTTGAAGTGGCTAATGCAGCCTATGCACCTCTGATAAAATCACTGCTGCGAACATATGGCGGTATAATTGACCACTATGCAAAAGTCAGTGAAAAGGAACTGGCCAAACTGGCAAAACTGGATGAAAAGGAAGTGGTGAAGCAGCTGAAACATCTTCATAAAAATAAAGTATTAACCTATATACCATCCAGCGACCAGCCTACCATAACGCTGCTGACGGAGCGGATGCATGAAAGTAATCTGTACCTGAATACACAATATATCCGGCAGCGTAAAAAAGTGAATGAAGAGCAAATGGAGGCAATGTTGAACTATGTGGAGCAAAGCACAGATTGCCGGCAGGTGCTGATTTGTAGTTATTTTGGAGAAAAAAAGGTGGTGCCGTGCGGAAAATGCGATATTTGCCTAGAAAATAGGCGGAAATTAGAGCAAGATACTAATTTCAGCCAGGCTAAAAAGGAACTATTGGAAAAAACGGATAATGATTGGATAAAGGTGGACGACCTGTTGCCTCAAAATGCTCATTTTGCCGCTGCTTTATACAAAGAGGTGATTCGTTTTTTGCTGGATGAGAAACTTGTTGTTATGAATGATCAAAATGAACTGAAGCGTGTCTGA
- a CDS encoding nucleoside phosphorylase, with protein MKIEESELILNPDGSIYHLNILPEDIAETIFLVGDPDRVEEVSRYFDKIEVRKQKREFVTHTGYLGNKRLTCLSTGIGTDNIDIVVTELDALVNMDLSTRTAKSILTSLNLIRIGTCGSLQHDIPVDSFLASEYGVGLDGLLGFYNFEVSEEDSQFLEPIVPVVRNLGVHPVIVKGSDSLLNSVAKDMRKGVTLTNCGFYGPQGRTVRIAPKDKKYIDELSAIVLPGGRKLTNMEMETSAIYGMSKLLGHHALSCNAILANRVDGTFSNDPHGATDKLIRHILDKIVSV; from the coding sequence ATGAAAATTGAAGAAAGCGAACTGATACTCAACCCGGATGGCAGCATTTATCATTTAAACATCTTGCCGGAAGATATAGCTGAGACCATCTTTCTGGTGGGCGACCCGGACCGGGTGGAAGAAGTGTCCCGCTATTTTGATAAAATTGAAGTTAGGAAACAAAAGCGCGAATTTGTAACCCATACGGGTTATTTAGGCAATAAACGACTTACCTGTCTTTCCACCGGTATAGGCACCGATAATATCGATATTGTAGTGACGGAATTAGATGCATTGGTCAACATGGATCTAAGCACCCGAACGGCAAAAAGTATCCTGACATCCTTGAATTTAATCCGAATCGGCACTTGCGGGTCTCTGCAGCACGACATTCCGGTGGATAGTTTTTTAGCTAGCGAATATGGTGTCGGACTGGATGGCTTACTGGGATTTTACAATTTTGAAGTCTCCGAAGAAGACAGTCAATTTTTAGAACCTATTGTACCTGTTGTCAGAAACCTGGGTGTGCACCCTGTGATTGTCAAAGGTTCTGACAGTTTGCTCAACTCGGTTGCCAAAGATATGCGAAAAGGCGTTACGCTCACCAATTGCGGATTTTACGGTCCGCAGGGCAGGACAGTGCGCATTGCACCGAAAGACAAGAAATACATCGACGAATTATCTGCCATCGTGTTACCCGGCGGGAGGAAGCTGACCAATATGGAAATGGAGACATCCGCCATTTACGGCATGAGTAAACTGTTAGGTCATCATGCCTTGTCCTGCAATGCCATTTTAGCGAACAGGGTAGACGGCACGTTCAGCAATGACCCTCATGGGGCAACGGACAAACTGATACGCCATATATTGGACAAGATAGTAAGTGTCTGA